The following coding sequences are from one Salvia hispanica cultivar TCC Black 2014 chromosome 3, UniMelb_Shisp_WGS_1.0, whole genome shotgun sequence window:
- the LOC125209857 gene encoding uncharacterized protein LOC125209857: MYIHRDREQASFRLFTDYFPRDPRWSDQMFRLWIRMRRPLFLRIVNTVVACDSYFMQSIDAIGWQSISTLQNHTFALRQLAYGTTADMFDRYLHVSEQTGRDCLARFCRAVVEAFKNTYLRKPTTDDVCKLVNMHEQTHGFPGMLGSIDCMHWQWKNCPMAWRGQYTSGHKGTHPTIVLEAVVNQRLWIGHAYSGVTGSNNDLNVLNESPLFNDLCVGRASNVEFTANNRRYSMRYYLANGIYPRWDGPCS, from the coding sequence ATGTATATCCATCGAGACCGTGAACAAGCTAGTTTTCGGCTTTTCACGGATTATTTCCCTAGAGATCCTCGATGGAGTGATCAGATGTTCCGCCTTTGGATCCGGATGCGGAGGCCTTTATTCCTGCGCATCGTCAATACAGTTGTTGCTTGTGACTCGTATTTCATGCAAAGCATCGATGCTATCGGGTGGCAAAGTATATCGACTTTGCAGAATCACACATTCGCCCTACGCCAACTCGCTTACGGAACGACTGCAGATATGTTTGATAGGTACCTCCATGTGAGCGAGCAAACTGGACGCGATTGCCTAGCTAGATTCTGTCGGGCAGTGGTCGAAGCATTCAAGAATACATACTTGAGAAAGCCAACGACCGACGATGTTTGCAAGTTGGTAAACATGCACGAGCAGACCCACGGCTTCCCGGGGATGCTGGGCAGCATCGACTGTATGCACTGGcagtggaagaattgtccaaTGGCTTGGAGAGGACAATACACTAGCGGGCACAAGGGCACACATCCAACGATTGTGTTGGAGGCCGTTGTCAACCAACGATTGTGGATCGGGCATGCCTACTCTGGTGTCActgggtcgaacaacgaccttaATGTGTTGAACGAGTCTCCATTGTTCAACGACTTGTGTGTTGGGCGAGCGTCGAACGTAGAGTTCACGGCCAACAACCGTCGGTACAGTATGAGGTACTATCTGGCAAATGGGATCTACCCTCGATGGGATGGCCCGTGTTCATGA